In Halobacteroides halobius DSM 5150, the genomic window AGAAGAAAAAGGATATTTATCTCTAGTATTACATGCTCATTTACCATATGTACGTCATCCAGAACACGAAGAATTTATGGAAGAAAAGTGGCTATTTGAAGCAATTACTGAAACTTATATTCCTTTATTAGATCATTTTGAGAGTTTACATAAAGATGGAATAGATTATAGATTGACTATGTCTTTGACGCCGCCTTTAATTTCCATGTTAACAGATTCTTTATTACAAAAGAGATATCTAAGGCACCTTGATAAATTAATCGAGCTAGCTTATAAAGAGATAACAAGAACTAAAAATCGACCTAAGTTAAATAAAACTGCTTATCATTACTTAAATAGGTTTAAAAAATCACGAGAAATTTTTACGGATTATTATGATTGTAATTTAGTTAAAGGATTTAAGAAGTTTCAAGACCTAGGTTATTTAGAAATAATAACTTGTGGTGCTACACATGGTTATTTACCATTAATGCAACAGTATCCAGAGGCTGTTAGAGCACAAATAGAAGTAGCAATAAATACGCATAAAAAACATTTAGGGCAAGCTCCAAGAGGGATTTGGCTTCCAGAGTGTGCATATTATCCTGGGGTTGATAAAATACTAAAAGAGTATGGAATTAAGTTCTTTGTAGTTGATACCCATGGTATTTTACATGCTAAACCTAGACCTAAATATGGTGTTTTTTCTCCTATTTATACTGAATCTGGTGTAGCAGCTTTTGCTAGAGATCAAGAATCTTCTCGTCAAGTCTGGAGTTCTAAGTCAGGCTACCCAGGTGATCATAATTATCGTGAGTTTTATCGTGATATAGGTTTTGATGCTCCGCTAGATTATATTGAACCATATATTAATCCAGATGGAATTAGAATGAACACAGGTATTAAATATTATAAAATCACAGGAGATAAGACTAGTTTAGATAATAAAGAGCCTTATGATTACGAAGTAGCTCTTGAGAGGACTGCAAATCATGCTGGTGATTTTTTATCTAGAAGAATTGAGCAAATAGAGCATCTAGATAATTTAATGGATCGTAAACCAGTTATTTTATCACCATATGATGCTGAATTATTTGGACATTGGTGGTATGAAGGTCCTGATTTCTTAAATTATTTAATTAGAAAGACAGCTTGTGACCAAGATAAAGTTAAGTTGATTTCACCTGTTGATTATTTAGAGGAATACCCTAAAAATCAGGTATGTCAGCCACCGATGTGTAGTTGGGGGGCTAATGGTTATAATGATGTCTGGTTAGATGATAGTAATGATTGGATTTATCGTCATTTGCACCAAGCGACAGAAAAGATGATTGAATTAGCTACAGATATTGATAATCCAGCTCATTGTACAGAACGTGCCTTAAATCAAATG contains:
- a CDS encoding glycoside hydrolase family 57 protein; amino-acid sequence: MGEEKGYLSLVLHAHLPYVRHPEHEEFMEEKWLFEAITETYIPLLDHFESLHKDGIDYRLTMSLTPPLISMLTDSLLQKRYLRHLDKLIELAYKEITRTKNRPKLNKTAYHYLNRFKKSREIFTDYYDCNLVKGFKKFQDLGYLEIITCGATHGYLPLMQQYPEAVRAQIEVAINTHKKHLGQAPRGIWLPECAYYPGVDKILKEYGIKFFVVDTHGILHAKPRPKYGVFSPIYTESGVAAFARDQESSRQVWSSKSGYPGDHNYREFYRDIGFDAPLDYIEPYINPDGIRMNTGIKYYKITGDKTSLDNKEPYDYEVALERTANHAGDFLSRRIEQIEHLDNLMDRKPVILSPYDAELFGHWWYEGPDFLNYLIRKTACDQDKVKLISPVDYLEEYPKNQVCQPPMCSWGANGYNDVWLDDSNDWIYRHLHQATEKMIELATDIDNPAHCTERALNQMARELLLAQSSDWAFIMMTGTTVEYAVYRTKAHIHRLSKLYDQIKTGTVDQDWLAELEWKDNIFPEIDYKVYSQDHQVQIKGECEEIEIIAT